A genomic stretch from Mya arenaria isolate MELC-2E11 chromosome 10, ASM2691426v1 includes:
- the LOC128205426 gene encoding uncharacterized protein LOC128205426: protein MSANIAVWIFVCAVVSTDLAQSCTTLFECPPMYCPSDHISKCEDGYCKCTLESPGCMNQADCFVAIVNCPPGTFSLCIHGRCVCTHYKRQTSSREKSQLGRLIA, encoded by the exons ATGTCCGCTAACATCGCAGTCTGGATATTTGTTTGCGCAGTTGTATCAACTG ATCTGGCCCAGAGTTGCACAACGCTCTTTGAATGCCCGCCCATGTACTGTCCATCGGATCACATTTCAAAATGTGAAGATGGTTATTGTAAATGTACATTAGAGTCCCCAG GGTGTATGAATCAGGCAGATTGCTTTGTTGCTATCGTGAATTGTCCTCCCGGAACGTTCTCGTTATGTATACATGGACGCTGTGTCTGCACCCACTACAAGCGCCAAACGAGCAGCCGTGAAAAGAGCCAGTTGGGACGCCTGATAGcttaa
- the LOC128205706 gene encoding uncharacterized protein DDB_G0271670-like translates to SSSSSSSSSSSSSSSSSSSSSSSSSRSCSSSSSSSSSSSSSSSSSSSSRSSSSSSSSSSSSSSSSSSSSSSSSSSSSSSSSSSSRSSSSTTTSSSSSSSSSSSSSSSSSSSSSSSSSSSSSRSCSSRSSSSSSSSSSSSSSISSSSSSSSSSSSSSSSSSSSSSSSSSSSSSSSSSSSSSSSSSRSSSSSSSSSSSSSSSSSSSSSSSSSSSSSSSSSSS, encoded by the exons agtagtagtagtagtagtagtagtagtagtagtagtagtagtagtagtagtagtagtagtagtagtagtagtagtagaagttgtagtagtagtagtagtagtagtagtagtagtagtagtagtagtagtagtagtagtagtagtagaagtagtagtagtagtagtagtagtagtagtagtagtagtagtagtagtagtagtagtagtagtagtagtagtagtagtagtagtagtagtagtagtagtagtagtagaagtagtagtagtactaccactagtagtagtagtagtagtagtagtagtagtagtagtagtagtagtagtagtagtagtagtagtagtagtagtagtagtagtagtagtagaagttgtagtagtcgtagtagtagtagcagcagcagtagtagcagcagcagtagtagtattagtagtagtagtagtagtagtagtagtagtagtagtagtagtagtagtagtagtagtagtagtagtagtagtagtag tagtagtagtagtagtagtagtagcagtagcagtagcagtagtagtagcagaagtagcagtagcagtagcagtagcagtagcagtagcagtagcagtagtagtagtagtagtagtagtagtagtagcagcagcagtagtagtagtagtagtagtagt